The genomic segment AAAAGTTCTTATAGCTAATCGTGGTGAAATTGCCATTCGTATTATGAACGCCTGCAAAGACCTTGGACTTGACTACGTAGTAGTATATACGGATGCAGACAAAGATTCTGAACATGTGCAACAAAATATCACCCAGGGTCCAGGACAGAACGCATGGCGCATCACGAATTACACGGAACCAAATGATATTTTTGCGATAGCCGATCACACCGGTTGTACTGCAATCCATCCTGGTTATGGCTTCTTCTCTGAAGATTTTCGTTTTGCCAGAAGGGCAACCCTTCGAGATCGCCCACTGACCTTTATCGGTCCGAATTGGGAGGTTATTAAGAACCTTGGTGATAAGATTAACACCAAAAAGGTTGCAAATGAACTGGGTATTCCCACAATCCCTGGAACTTCTGCTCCTATCTACAATGAAATGGAAGCTGAGGAGATAGCCAGCAAACTCCTGCAAGATCAGCTTGCTCAGGGTATTGAGAATCCATCCATTCTGGTGAAAGCTGCCGCCGGTGGTGGTGGAATGGGAATTGAAGAGGTTACGGAAATTGAACAGTTTCGTCGTACCTATCGTCAGTTGCAAAACTATGCCAAACGTCAGTTTGGCGATGGTGGTGTCCTGATTGAGCAGTGTCTGCGAGATTATAATCACCTTGAAGTACAGTTGGTCTGCTCTAAGCATAAAGAGATTGTTCATTTCGGTTCGAGAAACTGTACCATTCAGTCCACTGGTCGACAAAAACGGGTTGAGGCGGCACCGGGTTTTCACAGATCATGCTTTGACTATGACTTTGACGAAGAGAAGTTACTGGAGCAAATAGTTGAATACTCTATTCGCCTTGCCAAGCATGTTTCTTATGATAATGTGGGCACTTGGGAGTGGATTGTTAGTCGTTCCGGGCAACCATATCTGCTTGAGGTTAATACCAGAATTCAGGTAGAAAATGATATCTCTGCTCGTATCAGCTATCTGGATAACAAGCATCCGAATCTCCTGCGGGAACAGATCCGGCTGGGGCTGGGCGATAAGATGGGTTATAGCCAGAAAGATATCGTCTTTCGAGGTACCGCCATTGAGCTCCGTATTGTTGCTGAAGATACCCGCCGTGGTTTTGCTCCCTGGATTGGCACAATTGATGAGTTTAGCCTGCCTCAGTATGATTGGTCGGCAGTTTATACTCATGTACCAAGCGATAGACCCTACCCTATTCCTAGTGATTTTGATCCCAACCTTGCTCTCGCCCTTGTCTGGGGAGATAGCGTGGAGGAGGCCAAGGAACGGGCTGTTCAATTTTTAAAGGAAACAACTATTAAGGGTAAGGATTCAAGCGGCCAACCGATTATTACAAACCTACCATATCTTAGGGATAATCTTTCCAGACTGTTAAAGTTCTAAGAAGATTGCCTTAAAACGTATTTGTAATAACAAAATTCTACTAATAATAGGATCAGGTGCTTCCCTCTTTAAGAGAGCGCTGATATTTATATATGACTGAACAGTTAAAAAAATTGCATAAGATAGAAGAGAGGATCAACTATCTTCTGCAGGTAAAAGACTTCAACAACTGGGGAAATCTTGAAGAATTTAAGGCCGGTTGTGAGAGCATTAAAAACAGCATCTACGATTTCACCGCTGAAGAAACGGCCAGTGAAATAACTAAGCTTGACGAATCGATCTCCTTTCTTGAAGAGCGGGCGGAAGAACAGCTCACCCCCATGGAACGGGTGCGTATTGTTCGCGCCACCCAACGCTTTTCGCTCAAGGATATTTTAGAAAATGTCTATGAGGATTATACCGAACTCGGTGGCGAAGAGGATGCTAATATTGATCCAGCAATGGTCTGCGCTAAGGCAACCATCGTTCGTCGCATAAAAGACAAGCCATACACCTCCTCTGTTATGGTCATTGGCCAGGAAAAAGGGCACGGTGAGGAGTATCGTAACGGTGGCTCCTGTAAGCCGGAGGGAAATGAAAAGGCCCTCCGTTATATGAAGGTTGCGGAAACCGAAGGTATTCCCATTCATTTCTATATCTTCACCCCTGGTTCTTATCCCGTTGAAGAGTATCCAGGTGCCGCTCAGCAGATTGCCCGAAATATTTATGCCATGGCTAAGCTCCGTGTGCCCATGGTATCGATTATCTCCGAGGGTGGTTCCGGTGGTGCAGAGGCCATTGGTCTCTCTGATTACCGGATGATGGCCTCCCATGGTTACTACTCTGTTATCTCTCCCGAGGGCGCGGCTGCCATCGAGGGACGGGTAGGCGAGGGAAAGAAGGTGCCCCGCGAGCTTATTGAGGTTTGTGCCGATCGTCTCCGTCTTACCGCTAAGGATAATCTTGAGCATGGTACCATTGATCGCATCATCCAAGAGCCTCCTTTGGGCGCTCATCGTGATGACTTTGCCTTCTTTGCCAAGGTGCGCTCGGAGATGATTCGGGCCACGGATCAGGTTGTTCTCTCTACCAAGAGCTTCAGTGCCCTGCGTAGTTATGAGCTCATGCGTAAAAAATCTAAATCAGAAAGTGAAGAACTGCAGATCCAGGTACCTTGGGATCTGAGCCGGGATGAGATTCGTCGTCTGCTCAAACTACGCTCAAAAAAATATCTGAGCCTTGCCCGAAATGGTTTTACCGGCAGGATAGATAGCGCTGAGGGAAGCGGCAAGCAGCTTGCTATCAAGGCGGAAAAGCTCTACTACACGCTTCGCTATGACATTCTTAAGAGCCACCAACGTCAGGTACGCAAGGTTATTACCGATGTCTCCGGTGAAAGTTCTGTCATGTTCAAAAAGATTATCGATCCCGTCCATTCGGTTTTGAACACCATCAGTAACAAGGGCAAAAAAATCGGCAAAAGGCAACTTTCCTCGCAGAGTAGTTCGCCTGCTCCCAGGGTAGATCCACTTGAGCTGACCGGCACCTATACCAGTCCCCTTGCTAATCAGGATCGAACCATCTCCTGTCCTAATGCCGATAAGCATGGTTGTAAAGATATGTGGATTCCCGATCTCTTTGGTGAATTTGCCGGTGTCTGTGAAACATGTGGTCACCACTTTCCCATGGAACATCAGTGGTACCTGGAAAATGTCTTTGATAAGGGCTCCATCAAAAAATTTAATACCAATATCACTTCCGGCAATCCGTTGAACTATAAGGGTTTTATGGATCGTTTGAATGCTGCCAAAAAGAAGACCGGCGAGAAGGCCGGTAATATGACCTTCTTTGCTGAGGTTGACGGTATTAAGATTGTAGTCTGTATGCTCTACTCAGATTTTAGAAGTGGCACATTCGGCTCTGCTGAAGGTGAGAAGTTTGCCCAGGCATGTGCCATCGCTCAACGAAAAAAGCGGCCGCTTCTTGCCTATGTCCATACTACGGGTGGCATCAGGATCCAGGAGGGTACTCTGGGTGTTGCTCAAATGCCAAAGTGTACCATGGCTGTGCGTGAATATATTGATGCAGGTGGCCTTTATATGGTTGTCTATGACAATAACTCCTATGCAGGGCCTGTGGCATCTTTTCTGGGATGTTCTCCCTACCAATTTGCCATTCGCTCCAGTCGAGTGGGCTTTGCCGGTCCTCGCGTTATTCGAGAGACCACTGGTATCGATATACCACCTGATTACCACTCAGCTCGCAATGCCCTGCGCCGCGGACATATCCAGGGTATCTGGGACAGAAGAGAGTTTCGCCGAAACTTGCATAAGTCTCTTCTCACTATGGGAAGCTCAAGTCTCTACTATCGTTAATTAGGGGCAGTTGATCGTTTAAGGGCCTGGCAGATTATGTCAGGCCTTTTTTTTATACCCAGGGATGGGTTTGTATGACGCGGTGCCAGGGATGGCAAGGAGCGGCAATGCCCTGTCCTTTAGCAAACACCCATGTTAGTCCAGAAAGCTGTGAAAGAATAACAGCTGTCAGAAACGGCTGAACAGCAAAAGCATTTACCACAGAGACCACAAAGAACAGAGAGCCTTAAGACAAGTTATACCTTTACTACCGTTTCTGTTTATACTCTTTAAGCCCCTACTCTCCTGCACTGGCAAAAAAAACTCCTCCCGCCTGCTTCTCTTTCACAATTTTTTCTCTTATGTGTATAATAGGGAGGTCAAAGCTCTCCGAGGTTCATTTTGGCAGAGACCTAGTATTACCTTTAGTCTAAATATAAAAGAGGGAAAAAATGCGAATACTTATGGCTGTCTGTATGGTTTTTCTTATGAGTCTCCACGCTCAGGCAGGTCCTCTCCCTGCGGCCCCGCATATCGTGGTTGCTGGTGGCTCCGAGGTGAAGGCAGTTCCTGATACTCTCTCTATGTCTCTGCAGATAATAGAGGTTGGCAGGGATGCTGAGCAGGCTCGAGCAGAGGTTGAAAAACGGGCACGGAAATTGATCGAGACCGCTAAGGGGCTGGGGATAAAGGCTGGGGATATTAACTCTGCTGCTCTCTCGGTTACCCCCAAATATAATTGGAAAAATAATCAGCAAATCTATACAGGTACCGAGGTTTCACGGAGTGTAGCTCTGACCCTGCGTGATCTCTCTAAGTACGATGCCCTTATTCAGGCTGTGCTTAAGAGCAATGTTGTTCGTATCAACAGTACTCAACTCAGCTCTTCCAAGGATAAAGAGATTCAGGCAGAGGCCCTGCAAAAGGCGGTGGCCGATGCTAAGATTCAAGCTCAACTCTTGGTAGCGGGGCTTCCACAACAGGTAGGCGATGTTTATGCGATAAATGCCACATCTCGTCCCATGCAGGCAGCTCCTGCCATGTATCGTATGGCGGCGCAGGTAAATGACAGTGCCTTTGAACCCGGCACCCTCTCTTATTCTAAATCTGTTCAGGTAGTATTTTATTTAATCAGTAGGTAAGGATGCCCTGGGCAGGAGGACACCAGCCCTCCTGCCCTTCACCTCTAGCCATATAGGTAACTATGCCTCGTTTTTCAGCCTGCCTTCTTGCCCTCTTTATTCTGCTCTGCTCTCCGCTTCTCTCCACCTGGAGCCATGCCGATCAGGGCTTTGCCAGCTGGGTAGAGAACTTCTATCAACAGGAAGCACGGCCTGTAGGGATCAGCCGCCAGACCTTTGACAGTGTCTTCTCCCGGGTCACGGCCCCGGAGCCAGTGGTCCTCAAAAAGGCGAAATATCAGCCAGAGTTTACCACGGAGATATGGGATTATCTGGATATGCGACTGACTCCCCTTGCCGTTAGCCGTGGCCAGAAGATGGCTAGGAAGTATAGTCATACTCTGCAGAAGATAGAGACGCAATTTGGCGTGAGCCGTTTTGTGGTGCTTGCCATCTGGTCCATGGAATCTAATTACGGTGCTGTCCTCAGTAATAAGAGCCGACTTCACTATGTGCCGACAGCCCTTGCCACCCTTGCCTACCAGGACAAGAGACGGGCCCGCTTTGCTCGCAAACAGCTTATTGCCGTTTTGCAAATGGTGCAGGCAGGAGAGGTGCAACCTCAACAGCTGGTTGGCAGTTGGGCCGGAGCGATGGGTCATACTCAGTTCATCCCCAGCAGTTACAGGGCCTATGCGGTCAGCCTGGATAAGAGGGGAGGCAGTGATATCTGGAATTCGGTTCCCGATGCCTTGGCCTCTGCCGCTAATCTACTCCATAAAAATGGCTGGCAGACAGGGCGAACCTGGGGCTATGAGGTCATGAGCCCTGGGAATGGCGAGTTGTACAGGGATAAGAGCATGGCACTCGGTGAGTGGAGTCAAAAGGGTTTTAGGCGATCGGCCCATAGGCAGTTTCCCCATCTAGAGGAGAGAGCTTTTCTAAAGCTTCCTGGCGGAGGAAATAATCCGGGGTTTTTAGTAATTAAAAACTTTTCGGTTCTAAAAAGATATAATAACTCTGATTACTATGCCTTGGCCGTTGGTCTCCTGGCCGATCGCATTGCCGGTTTCAGGGGTATGCAACAGAAATGGATTCTTCCCCTCGGTGCCCTTAGTCTGGAGGAGAGATATGAGAGCCAACGCCTGCTTCGCTCGCATGGGTACTATGCCGGAACTATCGATGGTAATCTTGGTCGTGGCAGTCGGGATGCCATTCGTCGCTTCCAGCAGGTTCGGGGGCTGAAGGATACCGGTATTGCCAATAAAGACATTTTGACCCTGTTACGCAAGGCCAGAAAA from the Desulfotalea psychrophila LSv54 genome contains:
- a CDS encoding ATP-binding protein; translated protein: MEGKVLIANRGEIAIRIMNACKDLGLDYVVVYTDADKDSEHVQQNITQGPGQNAWRITNYTEPNDIFAIADHTGCTAIHPGYGFFSEDFRFARRATLRDRPLTFIGPNWEVIKNLGDKINTKKVANELGIPTIPGTSAPIYNEMEAEEIASKLLQDQLAQGIENPSILVKAAAGGGGMGIEEVTEIEQFRRTYRQLQNYAKRQFGDGGVLIEQCLRDYNHLEVQLVCSKHKEIVHFGSRNCTIQSTGRQKRVEAAPGFHRSCFDYDFDEEKLLEQIVEYSIRLAKHVSYDNVGTWEWIVSRSGQPYLLEVNTRIQVENDISARISYLDNKHPNLLREQIRLGLGDKMGYSQKDIVFRGTAIELRIVAEDTRRGFAPWIGTIDEFSLPQYDWSAVYTHVPSDRPYPIPSDFDPNLALALVWGDSVEEAKERAVQFLKETTIKGKDSSGQPIITNLPYLRDNLSRLLKF
- a CDS encoding carboxyl transferase domain-containing protein, with the translated sequence MTEQLKKLHKIEERINYLLQVKDFNNWGNLEEFKAGCESIKNSIYDFTAEETASEITKLDESISFLEERAEEQLTPMERVRIVRATQRFSLKDILENVYEDYTELGGEEDANIDPAMVCAKATIVRRIKDKPYTSSVMVIGQEKGHGEEYRNGGSCKPEGNEKALRYMKVAETEGIPIHFYIFTPGSYPVEEYPGAAQQIARNIYAMAKLRVPMVSIISEGGSGGAEAIGLSDYRMMASHGYYSVISPEGAAAIEGRVGEGKKVPRELIEVCADRLRLTAKDNLEHGTIDRIIQEPPLGAHRDDFAFFAKVRSEMIRATDQVVLSTKSFSALRSYELMRKKSKSESEELQIQVPWDLSRDEIRRLLKLRSKKYLSLARNGFTGRIDSAEGSGKQLAIKAEKLYYTLRYDILKSHQRQVRKVITDVSGESSVMFKKIIDPVHSVLNTISNKGKKIGKRQLSSQSSSPAPRVDPLELTGTYTSPLANQDRTISCPNADKHGCKDMWIPDLFGEFAGVCETCGHHFPMEHQWYLENVFDKGSIKKFNTNITSGNPLNYKGFMDRLNAAKKKTGEKAGNMTFFAEVDGIKIVVCMLYSDFRSGTFGSAEGEKFAQACAIAQRKKRPLLAYVHTTGGIRIQEGTLGVAQMPKCTMAVREYIDAGGLYMVVYDNNSYAGPVASFLGCSPYQFAIRSSRVGFAGPRVIRETTGIDIPPDYHSARNALRRGHIQGIWDRREFRRNLHKSLLTMGSSSLYYR
- a CDS encoding SIMPL domain-containing protein, giving the protein MRILMAVCMVFLMSLHAQAGPLPAAPHIVVAGGSEVKAVPDTLSMSLQIIEVGRDAEQARAEVEKRARKLIETAKGLGIKAGDINSAALSVTPKYNWKNNQQIYTGTEVSRSVALTLRDLSKYDALIQAVLKSNVVRINSTQLSSSKDKEIQAEALQKAVADAKIQAQLLVAGLPQQVGDVYAINATSRPMQAAPAMYRMAAQVNDSAFEPGTLSYSKSVQVVFYLISR
- a CDS encoding lytic murein transglycosylase, with amino-acid sequence MPRFSACLLALFILLCSPLLSTWSHADQGFASWVENFYQQEARPVGISRQTFDSVFSRVTAPEPVVLKKAKYQPEFTTEIWDYLDMRLTPLAVSRGQKMARKYSHTLQKIETQFGVSRFVVLAIWSMESNYGAVLSNKSRLHYVPTALATLAYQDKRRARFARKQLIAVLQMVQAGEVQPQQLVGSWAGAMGHTQFIPSSYRAYAVSLDKRGGSDIWNSVPDALASAANLLHKNGWQTGRTWGYEVMSPGNGELYRDKSMALGEWSQKGFRRSAHRQFPHLEERAFLKLPGGGNNPGFLVIKNFSVLKRYNNSDYYALAVGLLADRIAGFRGMQQKWILPLGALSLEERYESQRLLRSHGYYAGTIDGNLGRGSRDAIRRFQQVRGLKDTGIANKDILTLLRKARK